A region from the Maledivibacter sp. genome encodes:
- a CDS encoding TnpV protein: protein MSKFKPVELEYEEADGILYPKIQISNDVKDDERPLGKYGRMRLIYLKEYKPYMYRELLVNGELMEHCNRVNDEANKMAMMIEEQYLKKNLIPEDCGFMDRIGYYNTARSVAEEVVLNDVVYR from the coding sequence ATGAGTAAGTTTAAGCCTGTGGAACTTGAGTATGAAGAGGCTGATGGGATATTATATCCTAAGATTCAGATTTCTAATGATGTTAAGGATGATGAAAGACCGCTTGGGAAGTATGGGCGAATGAGACTTATATATCTTAAAGAGTATAAGCCTTATATGTATAGAGAACTGCTTGTAAATGGTGAGCTGATGGAGCATTGTAATAGGGTTAATGATGAAGCTAATAAAATGGCTATGATGATTGAGGAGCAGTATTTAAAGAAAAATCTTATTCCAGAGGATTGTGGGTTTATGGATAGGATTGGGTATTATAACACTGCTAGGAGTGTGGCTGAGGAAGTTGTATTAAATGATGTAGTATATAGATGA
- a CDS encoding type IV toxin-antitoxin system AbiEi family antitoxin domain-containing protein, producing the protein MIDELKLELYNYRQKCTQVDEKGDSSAMKSEYEVYKRIFDKYNGVIKTSEFKKEGYHHSILKKLVDEGIIVKIKRGYYEWQEEFISDATIITRLYPEAVVYLNSALFIYGYIDRTPNEWHLAVNRGSARLKFDIDYPRVKTYYINKEYMSIGKMEYIYEEQRINIFDRDRTICDTIRYSNKMDKEIINQAIKNYLNDSKKNIGNLMTYARKLRSESKVKTMIGVWL; encoded by the coding sequence TTGATTGACGAACTTAAATTAGAACTATATAATTATAGGCAGAAATGTACACAAGTTGATGAAAAAGGAGACAGTTCTGCAATGAAAAGTGAATATGAAGTATACAAAAGAATATTTGATAAGTATAATGGTGTAATAAAAACATCAGAGTTTAAAAAAGAAGGTTATCATCATAGTATTCTAAAAAAATTAGTTGACGAAGGTATTATAGTTAAAATAAAGAGAGGTTATTACGAGTGGCAAGAAGAGTTTATATCTGATGCTACAATAATTACTAGATTATATCCAGAGGCTGTAGTGTATCTTAATTCAGCACTTTTCATTTATGGATATATAGATAGAACACCTAATGAATGGCACCTTGCAGTTAATAGAGGTAGTGCAAGATTAAAGTTTGATATAGATTATCCTAGAGTAAAAACTTACTACATTAATAAAGAATATATGAGTATTGGAAAAATGGAATATATTTACGAAGAGCAAAGAATAAACATATTTGATAGAGATAGGACTATCTGTGACACTATTAGATATTCTAATAAAATGGATAAAGAAATAATTAATCAAGCAATAAAAAATTATCTTAATGACTCAAAAAAGAATATTGGAAACTTAATGACATATGCAAGGAAGTTAAGGTCGGAATCAAAAGTTAAAACCATGATAGGAGTGTGGTTGTAA
- a CDS encoding HNH endonuclease: MNECEPIKHEKPIRSYSGEVWKTNRSNKIRLAKDFKNKCAYCDDLDKYSGGYNSYHVEHFAPKEKFKHLEFTYDNLLYSCPYCNISKSNKWVSEDPMVNCIEDKGFLDPCGDEYYKHLARDTSGKIVYTSKLGEYIYYELKLYLRRHEILNNLEKIRIKRKELEVKIQEKKEADEDCSKLELLHYELCSTFCRYYDILIDEMD, translated from the coding sequence ATGAATGAGTGTGAACCAATAAAACATGAAAAGCCAATCCGTTCTTATAGTGGTGAAGTATGGAAAACTAATCGTTCTAATAAAATAAGGCTCGCAAAAGACTTTAAGAATAAGTGTGCATACTGTGACGACCTAGATAAATACAGCGGTGGGTATAATTCTTATCATGTTGAACATTTTGCACCTAAAGAAAAATTTAAGCATTTAGAATTTACATATGATAATTTACTCTACAGTTGTCCTTATTGTAATATTTCCAAATCAAATAAATGGGTTAGTGAAGACCCTATGGTTAATTGTATTGAAGATAAAGGTTTCTTAGATCCTTGTGGAGATGAATATTATAAACATTTAGCAAGAGATACTTCAGGTAAAATAGTATATACAAGCAAACTTGGAGAATATATATACTATGAATTAAAATTATATTTAAGACGCCATGAAATTCTAAATAACTTAGAAAAAATCAGAATAAAGCGAAAGGAACTAGAAGTAAAAATTCAAGAGAAGAAAGAGGCAGACGAAGATTGTTCAAAATTAGAATTACTACATTATGAACTATGTTCAACATTTTGTAGATATTATGATATTCTTATTGATGAAATGGATTGA
- a CDS encoding ATP-binding protein has protein sequence MGKMKYKISSRATILLGRESVSKVDGAIIELVKNTYDADATLCVVYFDIENDTIYILDNGVGMTEEIIENQWMMIGTDNKREQYLSEKKRVKSGEKGIGRFALDRLGSKCQMYTKHNDSHQLILWETNWESFEQSGKNLDEIEANFDYIGQDFVDIIPKEIVNDLEEIKDTYEKDKDVRGTVFEGDYLSTGTLFVIKKLRDKWTQRNISNLLEAMGYLIPPSEQKDYILCLKEDIDKKAVVVDNEVSDEYDYRIDAKFDGEYFYIDIIRNEFDLDKIPEDVFDMKRFQVEPYRKEDFERKLIQEPLSISQLMANDDEEYIKVIREIGKFEFQYTFMKMSIQEDSQETFYYKEISKKRKIWLDQHSGIKIYRDNFLVRPYGDKQSDAFDWLGLDARRAKNPAGISNPSGKWQVRNKQGQGTIFISRISNGSILDKSSREGIIENNHFRIFKDVIKQLISRFEKDRAYIGYTMKLYADKMSEKERTKKSGMNIANDILETKKKKKPTKTTKKAVVKRAETLAKAVKIYEEEREELISEIKLLRSLATNGLITTSIVHDLKGINAILVNRVDSFATALAMGNKMLIDRNIEDFKKNDIFLKSWISALTNQIKSDKRKRLKKDVYATIKEIIQVLEPILVQKKIDVSIECDNNPVFKRIFISDFESIIYNLVINSIESFEKCKIDKRIINISLESNKEFIFHYNDNGRGIDNLFKNPYEIFNFGTSSKFDVNGDQTGTGLGMYIVASTAREYNATYKITEYKNGFGIDICFPL, from the coding sequence ATGGGAAAAATGAAATATAAAATTTCTTCAAGAGCAACAATTTTATTGGGTAGAGAAAGTGTATCTAAAGTAGATGGGGCTATAATTGAACTTGTTAAGAATACATATGACGCTGATGCAACATTATGTGTTGTTTATTTTGACATTGAGAATGATACCATTTATATTTTAGATAATGGAGTTGGTATGACAGAAGAAATCATTGAAAATCAATGGATGATGATTGGTACGGATAATAAAAGAGAACAGTATTTATCAGAGAAGAAGAGAGTAAAATCTGGAGAAAAAGGAATAGGGAGATTTGCACTAGATAGATTAGGTAGTAAGTGTCAGATGTATACTAAACACAATGATAGCCATCAGCTTATTTTATGGGAGACCAATTGGGAAAGCTTTGAACAATCAGGGAAAAACTTGGATGAGATTGAAGCAAATTTTGATTATATTGGTCAAGATTTTGTAGACATAATACCAAAAGAAATTGTGAATGATCTTGAAGAAATCAAAGATACGTATGAGAAGGATAAAGATGTTAGAGGTACTGTTTTTGAGGGAGATTATCTGTCAACAGGAACGCTCTTTGTTATAAAAAAATTACGAGATAAGTGGACACAAAGAAATATTTCAAACCTATTAGAAGCTATGGGCTACTTAATTCCACCTTCAGAACAAAAAGATTATATACTATGTTTAAAAGAAGATATTGATAAGAAAGCAGTAGTTGTTGATAATGAAGTTTCAGACGAATATGACTACAGAATAGATGCAAAATTTGATGGGGAATACTTTTATATAGATATAATCCGCAATGAGTTTGACTTAGATAAAATTCCAGAAGATGTTTTTGATATGAAAAGATTTCAAGTGGAACCATACAGAAAAGAAGATTTTGAAAGAAAGTTAATTCAAGAACCCCTTTCTATTAGCCAACTTATGGCAAATGATGATGAAGAATACATAAAAGTTATTAGGGAAATCGGTAAATTTGAATTTCAATATACATTTATGAAAATGTCCATACAAGAAGATTCTCAAGAGACATTCTATTATAAGGAGATAAGTAAGAAAAGAAAAATATGGTTGGATCAACATAGTGGGATTAAAATATATCGTGATAATTTTTTAGTAAGACCTTATGGAGATAAACAATCAGATGCATTTGATTGGCTTGGGTTAGATGCTCGTAGGGCAAAAAATCCTGCGGGTATCTCTAATCCATCTGGTAAATGGCAGGTTAGAAATAAACAGGGACAAGGCACAATATTTATTTCTAGAATAAGTAATGGTAGTATATTAGATAAATCTAGTAGAGAAGGTATAATAGAGAATAATCATTTTAGAATTTTTAAGGATGTAATTAAGCAATTAATATCTAGATTTGAGAAAGATCGTGCTTACATTGGTTATACAATGAAATTATATGCTGATAAAATGAGCGAAAAAGAAAGAACAAAGAAAAGCGGTATGAACATTGCTAATGACATTCTTGAAACCAAGAAAAAAAAGAAACCGACAAAAACTACAAAAAAAGCTGTGGTTAAACGTGCTGAAACGCTTGCTAAAGCAGTTAAAATATACGAAGAAGAAAGAGAAGAATTAATAAGTGAGATAAAGTTGTTACGATCATTAGCTACAAATGGATTAATAACTACATCAATAGTACATGACTTGAAAGGAATTAATGCAATATTGGTTAATAGAGTTGATTCATTTGCTACAGCTCTTGCTATGGGGAATAAAATGTTAATTGATAGAAATATAGAGGATTTTAAAAAGAATGATATATTTTTAAAATCTTGGATATCTGCTTTGACAAACCAAATAAAGAGTGATAAAAGAAAACGACTTAAGAAAGATGTTTATGCCACTATTAAGGAAATTATTCAAGTCTTAGAACCTATATTAGTTCAAAAAAAGATTGATGTTAGCATTGAATGTGATAATAATCCAGTCTTTAAAAGAATTTTTATTTCTGATTTTGAAAGCATAATTTATAATTTAGTAATAAATTCAATCGAATCCTTTGAGAAGTGTAAGATTGATAAAAGAATCATCAACATTTCTCTTGAATCAAATAAAGAATTTATTTTCCATTATAATGATAATGGACGAGGAATTGATAATTTATTTAAAAATCCGTATGAAATCTTTAATTTTGGAACTTCAAGTAAATTTGATGTAAATGGAGACCAGACAGGTACTGGATTAGGGATGTATATTGTAGCTTCTACGGCAAGAGAATATAACGCAACTTATAAAATAACGGAATATAAAAATGGTTTTGGAATAGACATTTGCTTCCCGCTTTAA
- a CDS encoding recombinase family protein → MKEVQVIQASSDRINRRNAVVLERLRVAAYCRVSTDSEEQKLSYDSQVTHYRQLVSNNPEWDLVEIYTDEAISGTQINNRIGFQKMISDALDDKIDLIVTKSISRFARNTLDTLKYVRLLKERNVAVLFEKENINTLTMNGEMLLVILSSLAQQESESISANVKMGLKMKMKRGEMVGFNGCLGYDYDSDKKILTVNEREAEVVKYIFRRYVEGVGCYVIAKELTQLGYKTKRGNSNWGTSTVTGIIKNEKYKGDLLLGKSFTVDPITHRRLKNFGEEDKYYMENHHEPIITKEVFEEAQRILTKRSRRKSQEKGIKREKYSRKYAFSSMMKCGFCGSTISRRSWHGGSQYKKVVWACVTSTKKGRKYCEHSKSIKEADIEAAFVDSFNMMCSNHKNVVVEFLKTIEESIGSDGTAQKIKKISEDIYKYERKLSKLVELNIDGLITKEDYESKYTHIIEKIEKLKVEQESLDGDYNEQEGLREKINSFKNLFNNNELLTEFDREIFENVIDHVIIGKVDESGIKNPYSVTFVFKTGLKVEKDSTAKKSLGIHKSDEFVYSYDRTHTRRMCNGTISSRLLIIKEFTHFCDFCTFSTDIANFRNKNFNREITVRVAIKIGTE, encoded by the coding sequence GTGAAAGAAGTACAGGTGATACAAGCTTCTTCTGATAGAATCAATAGAAGAAACGCTGTTGTATTAGAGCGATTAAGAGTAGCAGCTTACTGTCGAGTAAGTACTGATTCAGAAGAACAAAAGTTAAGCTACGATTCCCAAGTGACACATTACCGTCAACTAGTTTCAAACAATCCAGAATGGGATTTGGTTGAGATATACACAGATGAAGCCATATCAGGGACTCAAATAAATAATCGAATAGGTTTTCAAAAGATGATTAGTGATGCCCTTGATGATAAAATTGACTTAATAGTTACTAAATCTATTTCTAGATTTGCAAGGAACACACTAGACACGCTGAAATATGTACGCTTATTAAAGGAACGTAATGTAGCTGTACTCTTTGAAAAAGAAAACATCAATACGCTAACCATGAATGGTGAAATGTTGTTGGTTATTTTGAGTTCATTGGCACAGCAAGAAAGTGAATCAATATCAGCCAATGTCAAAATGGGCTTAAAGATGAAGATGAAGCGAGGTGAAATGGTTGGCTTCAATGGTTGTTTAGGCTATGATTATGATTCAGATAAAAAGATACTCACCGTCAACGAAAGAGAAGCTGAAGTTGTTAAGTACATATTCCGAAGATACGTTGAAGGAGTAGGATGCTATGTTATAGCGAAAGAGTTGACACAACTTGGTTACAAAACTAAGAGAGGTAACTCCAACTGGGGAACAAGTACTGTTACAGGCATCATCAAGAATGAAAAGTACAAAGGTGACTTATTACTAGGAAAATCCTTCACGGTTGATCCTATTACCCATAGACGTCTTAAGAATTTTGGCGAAGAAGATAAATACTATATGGAAAATCACCATGAGCCGATCATTACAAAAGAAGTATTTGAAGAAGCTCAAAGAATCTTAACAAAAAGAAGCCGTAGAAAATCCCAAGAGAAAGGCATTAAAAGAGAAAAGTATAGTAGGAAATATGCCTTTAGCAGTATGATGAAATGTGGATTTTGTGGGAGTACCATATCAAGAAGGTCATGGCATGGTGGCTCGCAATATAAGAAGGTCGTTTGGGCATGTGTGACTAGCACCAAGAAAGGCAGGAAGTATTGTGAGCATTCTAAAAGCATAAAAGAAGCTGACATAGAAGCCGCATTTGTCGATTCATTTAATATGATGTGTAGCAATCACAAAAATGTGGTCGTTGAATTTCTAAAAACTATTGAAGAGTCTATAGGCAGTGATGGAACAGCACAAAAGATTAAAAAGATTAGTGAAGACATCTATAAGTATGAAAGGAAATTAAGTAAACTTGTCGAACTAAATATTGATGGTTTAATTACTAAGGAAGATTATGAAAGTAAGTATACCCACATCATTGAAAAAATCGAGAAGTTGAAAGTAGAACAAGAGAGCCTAGATGGTGATTATAATGAGCAAGAAGGATTAAGGGAAAAGATTAATTCTTTTAAAAATCTATTTAACAATAATGAACTACTTACAGAGTTTGATCGAGAGATTTTTGAAAATGTTATAGACCATGTTATAATAGGCAAAGTTGATGAATCTGGTATAAAGAATCCTTATTCAGTAACTTTTGTTTTCAAGACAGGTTTGAAAGTTGAGAAAGATAGCACAGCAAAAAAGTCCTTGGGAATACATAAAAGTGACGAATTTGTGTATTCCTATGATAGAACCCACACACGTCGAATGTGTAACGGTACTATATCGAGCAGACTGCTAATAATCAAGGAATTTACACACTTCTGCGATTTTTGTACCTTTAGTACTGATATAGCCAATTTCAGAAATAAGAACTTTAATCGAGAAATTACGGTGCGTGTTGCTATCAAAATAGGTACTGAGTAG
- a CDS encoding SAM-dependent methyltransferase, with protein sequence MNKKCQIFTPEAVVEDLLDSVEYKKDLFGKKVIDTACGDGNMLVTIVKRYVEEAIANDLSISDITEGLEKDIYGIEIDFSHYKKCMMNLDMLVSQYGIKHVKWKILNKDSLKTNLNMKFDFVIGNPPYIKYSDLDNKTRGFIKAKFSTCTHGKFDYCYAFIEHGLSLLNEKGKMAFLIPNSIFKNVFAQKLREELIKNTIKIIDFKTRKLFNNALTSSAFIIIDNNINRDYIVYSNVVNKKTKKIKKVNLSGKWVFTNITKRNNVKKYRFEDYFKASITIATLYNKAYVLNQYEDYGEYYKVNDCLVEKSVVRVAASPRGLNSNKKELIIFPYYYKDNVLKRYKQKEFEEIYPKAVEYLLTFSKELSKRKSDISTKWFEYGRSQALAHLNQSKLLISTVVTKTVKVYELSEDCIPYSGIYITPRTNISLDKAKKMLESEDFLKYVQGIGINASGNSLRITSSDINNYEFFCKGDFQWEK encoded by the coding sequence ATGAATAAAAAATGCCAAATATTCACTCCAGAAGCTGTTGTAGAAGATTTGCTTGATAGCGTAGAATATAAGAAAGATTTGTTTGGTAAAAAAGTAATTGATACTGCATGTGGCGATGGAAACATGCTTGTTACTATAGTTAAAAGATATGTTGAAGAGGCAATAGCTAATGATCTTTCAATAAGCGATATAACAGAGGGGTTAGAAAAAGATATATATGGTATAGAGATTGATTTTTCGCATTATAAAAAATGTATGATGAATTTAGATATGCTTGTAAGTCAATATGGTATCAAACATGTCAAATGGAAAATTCTAAATAAAGATTCATTAAAAACTAATCTTAATATGAAGTTTGACTTTGTAATTGGGAATCCACCTTATATCAAGTATAGTGACTTAGATAATAAAACTAGGGGTTTTATAAAAGCAAAATTTAGTACATGCACACATGGCAAATTTGATTATTGTTATGCTTTTATAGAACATGGACTATCTCTATTAAACGAGAAGGGAAAAATGGCATTTTTAATTCCAAATAGTATCTTTAAAAATGTATTTGCTCAAAAGCTTAGAGAAGAGTTAATTAAGAATACAATTAAAATTATTGATTTTAAAACTAGAAAACTCTTTAATAATGCTTTGACTTCTTCTGCATTTATCATTATTGATAATAATATTAATAGAGACTATATTGTTTATAGCAATGTAGTTAATAAAAAAACAAAAAAAATTAAGAAAGTTAATTTGAGTGGAAAGTGGGTTTTTACTAATATTACCAAAAGAAACAATGTAAAGAAATATCGTTTTGAAGACTATTTTAAAGCTTCTATTACAATTGCAACATTATATAATAAAGCATATGTATTGAATCAATATGAAGATTACGGCGAGTATTATAAAGTCAATGATTGTCTTGTAGAAAAAAGTGTTGTAAGAGTTGCTGCTAGCCCTAGAGGATTAAATTCTAATAAAAAAGAGTTGATAATTTTTCCGTATTATTATAAAGATAATGTATTGAAGCGATATAAACAGAAAGAATTTGAAGAGATATACCCGAAAGCAGTTGAATATTTATTAACATTTTCAAAGGAGCTTAGCAAGCGAAAATCAGATATAAGTACCAAATGGTTTGAGTATGGTAGATCGCAGGCATTAGCCCATCTAAATCAATCTAAATTATTGATATCAACTGTAGTTACTAAAACTGTGAAGGTATATGAATTATCAGAAGATTGTATTCCGTATTCAGGAATATATATTACACCTCGTACTAATATTTCATTAGACAAAGCAAAAAAAATGCTAGAGTCTGAAGATTTTCTTAAATATGTACAAGGTATAGGAATTAATGCTAGTGGGAATTCACTTAGAATTACGTCTTCTGATATCAATAATTATGAATTCTTTTGCAAGGGGGATTTTCAATGGGAAAAATGA
- a CDS encoding conjugal transfer protein: protein MDNLLLYNMQLIMLKQLLGKDLLNKAEYDLIKNKLMKKYKIIEPFLVV from the coding sequence GTGGATAACTTATTATTATACAACATGCAACTTATTATGTTAAAGCAACTGTTAGGAAAAGATTTACTCAATAAAGCAGAGTATGATTTGATAAAAAATAAATTGATGAAGAAGTATAAAATTATTGAACCATTTCTTGTAGTTTAG
- a CDS encoding ATP-dependent DNA helicase, which translates to MSKINRHTEYALEQLSTKVKLEEREIGIFISRDCIVTETYTGKTYKYRAYNYITGETKYMGYKKEAISSIDYENLLTKIADYNFYNISYPESGEELIEYIFNEVFENFGFNKRHEQIELSKHMYIAMIQKAISLSDVAVGLGKTHAYLVAAVVYQICGFREVEVETITHPIIISTSSKRLQNAIVKDYLPEISNMLMAHGIIDEEITAVIRKGRNNYICDLRLRNYVNCLDPQKKNSREYELLKRALDSNHADLENVVGISRYDRERINVIAGHCKSCPKGKTCSYRRYLKILNAPHYNFQVTNHNYMIADILKRSREERSLLPRHHIVICDEAHKLIEVYSDMQTVVLGKDEILSLIKRIKPQAEKNKRFKKMNQLCNSIIENTHHLFNEDLHITIENHQDESSKYSIQDSRPLLRQFNRIKKNLQQLVLTVPDYNRKEQIAFEKLGDIVDCIMSEDSIRWVEMEQTRVLIKAIPKNIHQMLGQDIFKDDVAVLLTSGTLSVGGNFSYSKSMLGIEHIKRVKEMYKVSPFNYYQNTLLYQANDLPYPNPDDDQYIKAVADRILTLIQASYGHALVLFTSYEMMSKVYGLLKNEQVAFPLFILSKGKSSVLQTYRKSKKGVLLACGGMWEGVNLTGDLLSHLIIVKLPFPVPDPIAEYKKEEMDEDDLFKEEILIPQMLTKLKQGYGRAVRTETDTAVISILDIRANGRYKDAVRKALPNCRVTHNIKEITSFIQVKKSPEYFL; encoded by the coding sequence ATGAGTAAAATAAATAGACATACGGAATATGCATTAGAGCAATTAAGCACTAAAGTGAAATTAGAAGAACGTGAAATAGGTATCTTTATATCAAGGGACTGTATTGTTACTGAAACCTATACAGGAAAGACCTATAAATATAGAGCCTACAATTATATAACAGGTGAAACAAAATATATGGGATATAAAAAAGAAGCCATCAGTTCAATAGATTATGAGAATTTACTAACTAAGATTGCTGATTATAATTTTTATAATATTAGTTATCCTGAATCAGGTGAGGAATTAATAGAGTACATCTTTAATGAAGTATTTGAGAATTTCGGATTTAATAAAAGACATGAACAGATAGAATTGTCTAAACATATGTATATAGCCATGATCCAGAAAGCTATTTCCCTAAGTGATGTTGCTGTTGGATTAGGGAAAACGCATGCATACCTTGTGGCGGCTGTTGTTTACCAGATATGTGGTTTCAGAGAAGTAGAAGTTGAGACAATCACCCATCCAATCATTATTTCAACATCCAGTAAGCGATTACAAAATGCTATAGTAAAAGACTACCTACCAGAAATATCAAATATGCTGATGGCTCACGGTATCATAGATGAAGAAATCACAGCGGTTATTAGAAAAGGTAGAAACAATTATATTTGTGATTTACGTCTTAGAAACTATGTGAATTGCCTTGACCCTCAAAAGAAGAACTCAAGGGAATATGAGCTATTGAAGAGAGCATTAGACAGCAATCATGCTGATTTAGAAAATGTAGTGGGCATCAGTCGTTATGATAGGGAGCGAATTAATGTTATAGCGGGTCACTGTAAGAGTTGTCCAAAGGGAAAGACTTGTAGTTATAGACGTTACCTAAAAATCTTAAATGCTCCTCATTACAATTTTCAGGTAACCAATCACAACTATATGATTGCAGACATACTTAAAAGAAGTAGAGAAGAAAGGTCATTACTACCTAGACATCACATAGTTATCTGTGATGAAGCTCATAAATTAATAGAAGTATACAGCGATATGCAAACTGTGGTTTTGGGTAAGGATGAAATTCTTAGTTTGATAAAACGTATAAAGCCCCAAGCCGAAAAGAACAAGCGATTTAAGAAGATGAATCAATTATGTAATAGCATTATTGAAAACACTCATCACCTTTTTAATGAAGACTTGCATATAACAATTGAAAATCATCAAGATGAATCTTCGAAATACAGTATTCAAGATAGTAGACCTTTGTTACGACAATTCAATCGCATAAAGAAGAATTTACAACAACTCGTTTTAACAGTTCCAGATTATAACCGTAAGGAACAAATTGCTTTTGAGAAACTTGGTGATATTGTAGATTGTATTATGAGTGAGGACTCAATTAGATGGGTTGAAATGGAACAAACTAGAGTTTTAATAAAGGCTATCCCCAAAAATATTCACCAAATGTTAGGGCAGGACATTTTTAAAGATGATGTAGCAGTTTTATTAACCAGTGGTACATTATCAGTAGGTGGTAACTTTAGTTATTCAAAAAGTATGTTAGGCATTGAGCATATTAAAAGAGTAAAAGAAATGTACAAAGTATCCCCTTTTAATTATTATCAGAACACATTACTTTATCAAGCCAACGACCTGCCTTATCCTAATCCAGATGATGATCAATATATAAAAGCTGTTGCTGACAGAATCTTAACATTAATTCAAGCTAGTTATGGACATGCTCTGGTGTTATTTACATCCTATGAAATGATGAGCAAGGTCTATGGATTATTAAAGAATGAGCAAGTGGCTTTTCCACTGTTTATCCTTTCAAAAGGAAAAAGTTCAGTATTACAAACTTATCGAAAAAGTAAGAAGGGTGTGCTACTTGCATGTGGGGGTATGTGGGAAGGTGTAAACTTAACAGGTGATTTACTGTCTCATCTTATTATTGTTAAATTACCCTTTCCAGTACCCGATCCAATTGCAGAATATAAAAAAGAAGAAATGGATGAGGATGACTTATTCAAAGAAGAAATACTGATTCCACAAATGCTTACTAAACTGAAACAAGGCTATGGACGAGCTGTTAGAACGGAAACAGATACAGCAGTAATATCTATTTTGGATATTAGAGCTAATGGAAGATACAAAGATGCTGTAAGGAAAGCACTGCCTAATTGTAGGGTCACACACAACATAAAAGAGATTACTTCATTTATTCAGGTTAAGAAATCGCCTGAATATTTTTTATAG